Proteins found in one Oncorhynchus tshawytscha isolate Ot180627B linkage group LG25, Otsh_v2.0, whole genome shotgun sequence genomic segment:
- the LOC112224248 gene encoding zinc finger protein OZF isoform X1 has protein sequence MSNFIALQTQLASVMDTLVHAAVAELGKLIEDSSVFVFSLERTQGHCEDDKLSAKLQTESQNKMTHFATLMEVLGSEALGKIIKIMDDTKFLMDFESKTFKEHGGKKAKPQASILNILSVGGMAEEHSYGGTCKTVAQTVSMQSADVEEVDTPESPLVLAVSVKDEYGQIHLGAIAERAADNAFAANSSSENQYCMISDDPPVKPTDILLESLFAQKKLFICTECGKSFSTQSNLKSHQRLHTGEKPFVCMFCNKAFAHKQSCNDHIRTHTGEKPFICGVCGKCFGKQAHLKTHSIIHTGEKPYSCSVCGKSFNLAQNLSRHQQIHTGEKVFTCLLCGKGFTRAVTLKTHQLIHTGQKPFQCNQCDKRFRHSVNLKNHQRIHTGVRPFSCDLCGKTFRQSVNLKIHKRIHTGERPFGCTECGKTFSQQSSLISHGRTHSNEKPFECSFCEKRFNNTNSLKLHQRIHTGEKPYSCEICGKTFSQGSHLRTHKKHVHAGGKQYICDKCGKRYSDKRNLQMHKCVYASI, from the exons ATGTCAAATTTCATCGCGCTGCAGACCCAGCTGGCCTCCGTCATGGATACACTTGTTCACGCGGCGGTGGCCGAACTGGGTAAACTTATAGAAGACAGCTCTGTCTTCGTGTTCAGCCTGGAACGGACCCAGGGACATTGCGAGGATGACAAATTATCTGCGAAACTACAGACTGAGAGTCAGAATAAGATG ACACACTTCGCAACACTCATGGAGGTACTGGGCAGTGAGGCATTGGGTAAAATAATTAAAATTATGGATGATACTAAGTTTTTGATGGACTTTGAATCCAAGACCTTCAAAGAACATGGAGGGAAAAAAGCTAAACCACAAGCAAGCATCTTGAATATTCTGTCAGTTGGGGGAATGG CAGAGGAACATTCTTATGGTGGAACTTGTAAAACTGTGGCGCAAACTGTTTCAATGCAG TCTGCAGATGTGGAGGAAGTGGACACCCCAGAATCTCCCCTCGTCTTGGCTGTCTCTGTCAAAGACGAGTATGGACAAATACACCTGGGGGCCATTGCAGAGA GAGCTGCTGATAATGCTTTTGCAGCAAACTCTTCCTCAGAGAACCAATATTGTATGATTAGCGATGACCCACCAGTGAAACCCACAGACATCCTATTGGAGTCTTTGTTTGCCCAAAAGAAGCTCTTTATTTGCACAGAGTGCGGGAAAAGTTTCTCCACGCAGAGTAACCTCAAATCCCACCAGCGACTTCACACAGGCGAGAAACCGTTTGTGTGCATGTTCTGCAACAAAGCCTTTGCCCACAAACAGAGTTGTAATGATCACATCCGCACCCACACTGGTGAGAAGCCTTTTATATGTGGCGTCTGTGGGAAATGTTTCGGCAAGCAGGCACACCTCAAGACGCATTCGATAATACACACTGGAGAAAAGCCTTACAGCTGCAGCGTGTGTGGCAAGAGCTTCAACCTGGCTCAAAATCTGTCTAGACACCAGCAAATTCACACGGGAGAGAAAGTCTTCACCTGTTTGCTGTGTGGGAAAGGCTTCACACGCGCTGTAACACTGAAGACCCATCAACTCATTCACACTGGACAAAAGCCCTTCCAGTGCAATCAGTGTGACAAGCGTTTCCGTCATTCTGTCAATCTGAAGAACCACCAGCGGATTCATACAGGCGTCAGGCCATTTAGCTGTGACTTGTGTGGCAAGACATTCCGTCAATCAGTGAATCTGAAAATACACAAGCGCATCCACACTGGAGAGAGGCCATTTGGCTGCACAGAATGCGGCAAGACCTTCAGTCAGCAGAGTAGTCTTATCTCTCACGGACGCACCCACTCTAACGAGAAGCCTTTCGAGTGTAGCTTCTGTGAGAAAAGATTTAACAACACCAACAGTCTGAAGTTGCATCAGAGAAtccatacaggagagaagccataCAGCTGTGAAATCTGTGGGAAGACTTTCAGTCAGGGCAGTCATCTCCGAACTCACAAGAAGCATGTCCACGCAGGAGGGAAACAGTACATCTGTGATAAATGTGGGAAGAGGTATTCAGACAAACGGAATCTTCagatgcacaaatgtgtttatgcCTCAATCTAA
- the LOC112224248 gene encoding zinc finger protein OZF isoform X3 — protein MGKGVSWGGSPSSHCGCTLHWQASVTRTHFATLMEVLGSEALGKIIKIMDDTKFLMDFESKTFKEHGGKKAKPQASILNILSVGGMAEEHSYGGTCKTVAQTVSMQSADVEEVDTPESPLVLAVSVKDEYGQIHLGAIAERAADNAFAANSSSENQYCMISDDPPVKPTDILLESLFAQKKLFICTECGKSFSTQSNLKSHQRLHTGEKPFVCMFCNKAFAHKQSCNDHIRTHTGEKPFICGVCGKCFGKQAHLKTHSIIHTGEKPYSCSVCGKSFNLAQNLSRHQQIHTGEKVFTCLLCGKGFTRAVTLKTHQLIHTGQKPFQCNQCDKRFRHSVNLKNHQRIHTGVRPFSCDLCGKTFRQSVNLKIHKRIHTGERPFGCTECGKTFSQQSSLISHGRTHSNEKPFECSFCEKRFNNTNSLKLHQRIHTGEKPYSCEICGKTFSQGSHLRTHKKHVHAGGKQYICDKCGKRYSDKRNLQMHKCVYASI, from the exons ATGGGCAAAGGTGTTTCCTGGGGAGGCAGTCCTTCTTCCCACTGTGGATGTACACTGCACTGGCAGGCATCTGTGACACGG ACACACTTCGCAACACTCATGGAGGTACTGGGCAGTGAGGCATTGGGTAAAATAATTAAAATTATGGATGATACTAAGTTTTTGATGGACTTTGAATCCAAGACCTTCAAAGAACATGGAGGGAAAAAAGCTAAACCACAAGCAAGCATCTTGAATATTCTGTCAGTTGGGGGAATGG CAGAGGAACATTCTTATGGTGGAACTTGTAAAACTGTGGCGCAAACTGTTTCAATGCAG TCTGCAGATGTGGAGGAAGTGGACACCCCAGAATCTCCCCTCGTCTTGGCTGTCTCTGTCAAAGACGAGTATGGACAAATACACCTGGGGGCCATTGCAGAGA GAGCTGCTGATAATGCTTTTGCAGCAAACTCTTCCTCAGAGAACCAATATTGTATGATTAGCGATGACCCACCAGTGAAACCCACAGACATCCTATTGGAGTCTTTGTTTGCCCAAAAGAAGCTCTTTATTTGCACAGAGTGCGGGAAAAGTTTCTCCACGCAGAGTAACCTCAAATCCCACCAGCGACTTCACACAGGCGAGAAACCGTTTGTGTGCATGTTCTGCAACAAAGCCTTTGCCCACAAACAGAGTTGTAATGATCACATCCGCACCCACACTGGTGAGAAGCCTTTTATATGTGGCGTCTGTGGGAAATGTTTCGGCAAGCAGGCACACCTCAAGACGCATTCGATAATACACACTGGAGAAAAGCCTTACAGCTGCAGCGTGTGTGGCAAGAGCTTCAACCTGGCTCAAAATCTGTCTAGACACCAGCAAATTCACACGGGAGAGAAAGTCTTCACCTGTTTGCTGTGTGGGAAAGGCTTCACACGCGCTGTAACACTGAAGACCCATCAACTCATTCACACTGGACAAAAGCCCTTCCAGTGCAATCAGTGTGACAAGCGTTTCCGTCATTCTGTCAATCTGAAGAACCACCAGCGGATTCATACAGGCGTCAGGCCATTTAGCTGTGACTTGTGTGGCAAGACATTCCGTCAATCAGTGAATCTGAAAATACACAAGCGCATCCACACTGGAGAGAGGCCATTTGGCTGCACAGAATGCGGCAAGACCTTCAGTCAGCAGAGTAGTCTTATCTCTCACGGACGCACCCACTCTAACGAGAAGCCTTTCGAGTGTAGCTTCTGTGAGAAAAGATTTAACAACACCAACAGTCTGAAGTTGCATCAGAGAAtccatacaggagagaagccataCAGCTGTGAAATCTGTGGGAAGACTTTCAGTCAGGGCAGTCATCTCCGAACTCACAAGAAGCATGTCCACGCAGGAGGGAAACAGTACATCTGTGATAAATGTGGGAAGAGGTATTCAGACAAACGGAATCTTCagatgcacaaatgtgtttatgcCTCAATCTAA
- the LOC112224248 gene encoding zinc finger protein OZF isoform X2, with amino-acid sequence MSNFIALQTQLASVMDTLVHAAVAELGKLIEDSSVFVFSLERTQGHCEDDKLSAKLQTESQNKMTHFATLMEVLGSEALGKIIKIMDDTKFLMDFESKTFKEHGGKKAKPQASILNILSVGGMEEHSYGGTCKTVAQTVSMQSADVEEVDTPESPLVLAVSVKDEYGQIHLGAIAERAADNAFAANSSSENQYCMISDDPPVKPTDILLESLFAQKKLFICTECGKSFSTQSNLKSHQRLHTGEKPFVCMFCNKAFAHKQSCNDHIRTHTGEKPFICGVCGKCFGKQAHLKTHSIIHTGEKPYSCSVCGKSFNLAQNLSRHQQIHTGEKVFTCLLCGKGFTRAVTLKTHQLIHTGQKPFQCNQCDKRFRHSVNLKNHQRIHTGVRPFSCDLCGKTFRQSVNLKIHKRIHTGERPFGCTECGKTFSQQSSLISHGRTHSNEKPFECSFCEKRFNNTNSLKLHQRIHTGEKPYSCEICGKTFSQGSHLRTHKKHVHAGGKQYICDKCGKRYSDKRNLQMHKCVYASI; translated from the exons ATGTCAAATTTCATCGCGCTGCAGACCCAGCTGGCCTCCGTCATGGATACACTTGTTCACGCGGCGGTGGCCGAACTGGGTAAACTTATAGAAGACAGCTCTGTCTTCGTGTTCAGCCTGGAACGGACCCAGGGACATTGCGAGGATGACAAATTATCTGCGAAACTACAGACTGAGAGTCAGAATAAGATG ACACACTTCGCAACACTCATGGAGGTACTGGGCAGTGAGGCATTGGGTAAAATAATTAAAATTATGGATGATACTAAGTTTTTGATGGACTTTGAATCCAAGACCTTCAAAGAACATGGAGGGAAAAAAGCTAAACCACAAGCAAGCATCTTGAATATTCTGTCAGTTGGGGGAATGG AGGAACATTCTTATGGTGGAACTTGTAAAACTGTGGCGCAAACTGTTTCAATGCAG TCTGCAGATGTGGAGGAAGTGGACACCCCAGAATCTCCCCTCGTCTTGGCTGTCTCTGTCAAAGACGAGTATGGACAAATACACCTGGGGGCCATTGCAGAGA GAGCTGCTGATAATGCTTTTGCAGCAAACTCTTCCTCAGAGAACCAATATTGTATGATTAGCGATGACCCACCAGTGAAACCCACAGACATCCTATTGGAGTCTTTGTTTGCCCAAAAGAAGCTCTTTATTTGCACAGAGTGCGGGAAAAGTTTCTCCACGCAGAGTAACCTCAAATCCCACCAGCGACTTCACACAGGCGAGAAACCGTTTGTGTGCATGTTCTGCAACAAAGCCTTTGCCCACAAACAGAGTTGTAATGATCACATCCGCACCCACACTGGTGAGAAGCCTTTTATATGTGGCGTCTGTGGGAAATGTTTCGGCAAGCAGGCACACCTCAAGACGCATTCGATAATACACACTGGAGAAAAGCCTTACAGCTGCAGCGTGTGTGGCAAGAGCTTCAACCTGGCTCAAAATCTGTCTAGACACCAGCAAATTCACACGGGAGAGAAAGTCTTCACCTGTTTGCTGTGTGGGAAAGGCTTCACACGCGCTGTAACACTGAAGACCCATCAACTCATTCACACTGGACAAAAGCCCTTCCAGTGCAATCAGTGTGACAAGCGTTTCCGTCATTCTGTCAATCTGAAGAACCACCAGCGGATTCATACAGGCGTCAGGCCATTTAGCTGTGACTTGTGTGGCAAGACATTCCGTCAATCAGTGAATCTGAAAATACACAAGCGCATCCACACTGGAGAGAGGCCATTTGGCTGCACAGAATGCGGCAAGACCTTCAGTCAGCAGAGTAGTCTTATCTCTCACGGACGCACCCACTCTAACGAGAAGCCTTTCGAGTGTAGCTTCTGTGAGAAAAGATTTAACAACACCAACAGTCTGAAGTTGCATCAGAGAAtccatacaggagagaagccataCAGCTGTGAAATCTGTGGGAAGACTTTCAGTCAGGGCAGTCATCTCCGAACTCACAAGAAGCATGTCCACGCAGGAGGGAAACAGTACATCTGTGATAAATGTGGGAAGAGGTATTCAGACAAACGGAATCTTCagatgcacaaatgtgtttatgcCTCAATCTAA
- the LOC112224248 gene encoding zinc finger protein OZF isoform X4: MEVLGSEALGKIIKIMDDTKFLMDFESKTFKEHGGKKAKPQASILNILSVGGMAEEHSYGGTCKTVAQTVSMQSADVEEVDTPESPLVLAVSVKDEYGQIHLGAIAERAADNAFAANSSSENQYCMISDDPPVKPTDILLESLFAQKKLFICTECGKSFSTQSNLKSHQRLHTGEKPFVCMFCNKAFAHKQSCNDHIRTHTGEKPFICGVCGKCFGKQAHLKTHSIIHTGEKPYSCSVCGKSFNLAQNLSRHQQIHTGEKVFTCLLCGKGFTRAVTLKTHQLIHTGQKPFQCNQCDKRFRHSVNLKNHQRIHTGVRPFSCDLCGKTFRQSVNLKIHKRIHTGERPFGCTECGKTFSQQSSLISHGRTHSNEKPFECSFCEKRFNNTNSLKLHQRIHTGEKPYSCEICGKTFSQGSHLRTHKKHVHAGGKQYICDKCGKRYSDKRNLQMHKCVYASI, from the exons ATGGAGGTACTGGGCAGTGAGGCATTGGGTAAAATAATTAAAATTATGGATGATACTAAGTTTTTGATGGACTTTGAATCCAAGACCTTCAAAGAACATGGAGGGAAAAAAGCTAAACCACAAGCAAGCATCTTGAATATTCTGTCAGTTGGGGGAATGG CAGAGGAACATTCTTATGGTGGAACTTGTAAAACTGTGGCGCAAACTGTTTCAATGCAG TCTGCAGATGTGGAGGAAGTGGACACCCCAGAATCTCCCCTCGTCTTGGCTGTCTCTGTCAAAGACGAGTATGGACAAATACACCTGGGGGCCATTGCAGAGA GAGCTGCTGATAATGCTTTTGCAGCAAACTCTTCCTCAGAGAACCAATATTGTATGATTAGCGATGACCCACCAGTGAAACCCACAGACATCCTATTGGAGTCTTTGTTTGCCCAAAAGAAGCTCTTTATTTGCACAGAGTGCGGGAAAAGTTTCTCCACGCAGAGTAACCTCAAATCCCACCAGCGACTTCACACAGGCGAGAAACCGTTTGTGTGCATGTTCTGCAACAAAGCCTTTGCCCACAAACAGAGTTGTAATGATCACATCCGCACCCACACTGGTGAGAAGCCTTTTATATGTGGCGTCTGTGGGAAATGTTTCGGCAAGCAGGCACACCTCAAGACGCATTCGATAATACACACTGGAGAAAAGCCTTACAGCTGCAGCGTGTGTGGCAAGAGCTTCAACCTGGCTCAAAATCTGTCTAGACACCAGCAAATTCACACGGGAGAGAAAGTCTTCACCTGTTTGCTGTGTGGGAAAGGCTTCACACGCGCTGTAACACTGAAGACCCATCAACTCATTCACACTGGACAAAAGCCCTTCCAGTGCAATCAGTGTGACAAGCGTTTCCGTCATTCTGTCAATCTGAAGAACCACCAGCGGATTCATACAGGCGTCAGGCCATTTAGCTGTGACTTGTGTGGCAAGACATTCCGTCAATCAGTGAATCTGAAAATACACAAGCGCATCCACACTGGAGAGAGGCCATTTGGCTGCACAGAATGCGGCAAGACCTTCAGTCAGCAGAGTAGTCTTATCTCTCACGGACGCACCCACTCTAACGAGAAGCCTTTCGAGTGTAGCTTCTGTGAGAAAAGATTTAACAACACCAACAGTCTGAAGTTGCATCAGAGAAtccatacaggagagaagccataCAGCTGTGAAATCTGTGGGAAGACTTTCAGTCAGGGCAGTCATCTCCGAACTCACAAGAAGCATGTCCACGCAGGAGGGAAACAGTACATCTGTGATAAATGTGGGAAGAGGTATTCAGACAAACGGAATCTTCagatgcacaaatgtgtttatgcCTCAATCTAA